The nucleotide window GACGAGCGCGAGCGCGTCTTCAACCTCCATTTCACCGCCACCCGCGAGGACGGCGACGTGACGTTCCTCCACCGGGTCGTCCCCGGGGCCTCCTCGTCGTCGTACGGCGTCGAGGTCGCGGAGCTCGCCGGCGTCCCCGGTCCGGTCGTCGACCGCGCCCGCGACCTCGTCGCCGCGGAGGAGGCGGACCGCGGCGGATCCGCCGGCGTCGGGGACGACCCCGAGACCGAACCGAATTCGGACGCTGCGGACGGCTCGGACGCGGCCGATGCCCCGGACGACGAGTCGACCTCCGGCGACGAACCGGCCGCGGCGGACGACCCCGAGGACGCGTCGCTCCGCGAGTTCCTCGCCGAGGAGGCGTCGGCGGGAGCCGGAGACGAGAGGGACGACGCGGACGCGGCCGCCAAGGCCGGCGCGCCGCCCGACCTCGCGGCGGAGCTTCGGAGCCTCGACCTCGCGCGGATGACGCCGATCGAGGCGCTGAACGCCCTCCACGACCTCCAGTCGCGGGTCGACGATGACTGAGCGAGACGCCGGCGGATCGACCGGAGACGAGGGAGAGCGGGGCGACCGCGGCCGCGTCCGTCGGCTCGACCGGGAGACGATCGACCGGATCGCGGCCGGCGAGGTGGTGACGCGGCCGGCGCGGGTCGTCTCCGAACTCGTCGACAACGCGCTCGACGCGGGCGCTTCTCGGGTCGAGATCGCCGTCGACGGCGACGGCACGGACCGGATCCGCGTCGCTGACGACGGCCGGGGGATGACGCGGGCGGACGCGGCCCGCGCCGTCGAGCGCCACGCGACGAGCAAGTTAGCGCCCGACGGCGACCCGGTCGGGGTCGACTCGCTCGGCTTCCGCGGCGAGGCGCTCGCGGCGGTCGCCGAGGCGGCCCGGCTCGAACTCGTGACGAGTCCGGGCGACGGGATCGGCACGCGGGTCGTCGTCGACGGGACCGCAGGGAGCGGGGAGCCGGACGGTTCGGACGTCACGGTCGAGCCGGCGGGCCGCGCCCGGGGAACCACCGTCGTCGTCGCGGACCTGTTCGCGACGCGGCCGGCCCGCCGGGAGTCGCTCGCGGGCGCGAACGCGGAGTTCGCGCGGATCTCCTCGCTCGTCGCGGACTACGCGCTGGCGAACCCCTCCATCGCGTTCGCGCTTGACCACGACGGGTCGACGACGCTGACGACGCCCGGGACCGACCGGACCGACGCCCTGCTCGGCGTGTACGACCGCGACACCGCGAGCCGGTCGACGACCCTCTCCGCGAGCGTCGACGTGGGGCCGGACTCCGACGCCGGCGTCTCTGGCGCGCTGGCGTACCCGTCGATCACCCGGGCCACTCGCGACCACGTCCGCGTCTCCGTGAACGGGCGGCCGGTCCGGAACGACCGGCTCGCCGCCGCGGTCCGGGAGGGGTACGGCCGCCTCCTCCCCGACGGGCGCGAGCCGGTCGCGGCGGTCGACGTGTCGATCCCGCCCGGTCGGGTCGACCCGAACGTCCACCCGGCGAAGCGGGAGGTTGGACTCCGCGACGCCGACGCGGTCGCGGACGCCGTGTCGTCGGTCGTCGCGGACGCGCTCACCGGCGCGGACCTCCGACGCTCCGCGGACGTGGCCACCGACCTCGGATCCGCCCTCGACCCGGTCGGCGACGAGGACGGCTCCCGCGCCGGGGCGTTCGCGGACGCCGAGCCGATCGGCGCGTTCCGCGACCTGTACGTCCTCGTCGAGTCCGGCGACGGCCTGCTCGTGATCGACGGACACGCCGCCCACGAGCGCGTAAACTACGAGCGGCTCGCCCGCGCGTTCGACGGCGAGCCGATGCCGACCGCCGCGCTCGACCCGCCCGCGACCGTCTCGCTGTCGACCGACGAGGCGGCGGCCGCGCGGGCGCACGCCGACGACCTCGCCGCGCTCGGCTTCGAGACCGAGGCGTTCGGCGGCGGGACCCGACGGCTGCGGACGGTTCCCGCGCCGTTCGGTCGGACCGCGGACGCGGACGCCTTCCGCGACGCGCTCGCGGCGTTCTCGGGGTCGGACGGCGGCCGGGGCGGCCGGGGGGCGTCGAGAGACGCCCGGGACGCCCTGCTCGCGGACTTGGCGTGTCACCCCTCGCTGAAGCGGGGCGACTTCGGCGACCTCGACGACGCCGACCTCCGGGCCCTCCTCGACCGGCTCGGGGAGTGCGACCGCCCGTACGCCTGCCCGCACGGTCGCCCCACCGTCCTCTCCGTCGACGCGGAGACGTTCGCGGCGGGGTTCGGACGGGACCGGTGACGGGGGTCCCGACCGGTATCTATTAACACGATGAGGCCGGGGGTACTCCCATGGGAGAGCGGACCGAAGTGACGCGGGGGTCGCTGCCGCAGGAGCGGTCAGCGGGCCGCTTCTCGGGTCCTGACGGGTTCCGGGACCTCGTCGAGCGGCTGCTCGCGTGGCTTCGGGACCGGCGCGGGTCGAGTCTGGAGCGCGTCTCCACGGCGACGACGATGCGGAACGTCGTCGACGCGGACGCGCTCGCGGAGGAGACGCCGGCGAAGTGGAGCGTCCTCCACGACGTGGTCACCTACGGGACGGACTCGCTCACGGACGTGCTCGTCTTCCGACACGGTCCCACCAGACAGGACCTGGTGGTAATGCCGGAGCGCAACACCGAGCCGGAAGGGGAGATCAGCTTCTATCACGCCGACCGGACGCAGGGCGCTCGCCACCTGCTGTCCATCGGCGCGGACTCGCTCACCGCGGCGCTCAGCTACGTCTTGGACCGTATCGAACAGTTCGAGCGGCTGTTCACGGGGCGGGGATCGAAGCTTCCGAGCGGCTACACCGGCCCGTCCGACCGATAGCGAGAGCGGTTCGAGTCGACTGATTCGAGTCGAGCGGCTCTGTTGAAATATTATTGTTTAGGCATTTCTGCCTGAAACGCCCGATCTGTAAATCGTGCTTATAAGACGGGTGGTTCATGAGCCCTGTCGGTGATGAGAACAGGGCCGTTGCTAGCGCGGTGAACACCTCCGAAGCCCCAGCCGCGAGGACGCTCCGCGGCTCGTTGCGCTCCTCGTCGCTCACTACGTTCGCTCCTGCGGTGCTTACGTCGCCGAGGAGCGTCCTCGCGGCTGCCCCTTCGAGTCCCACCCGACCGCACCGCACAGCACCTCACACCTCCCCAGCCTCGTCAGTCGCCGTCGCTTCGCTCCGGCGACTGACTCCCTCGCGCGGTGCTCCTCACGGTCGCCTTCGGCGACCGCTCGGAGGCACGCGCCACCGCACCGCAGATCGGCCGTTTCTCTCCCTGTGTTGAGCGATCGAGGCTACAAAACTATCAACTATTGAGGAATTAACAAGCCCAGTCAAACGGTTTCAGGCGGGTCGGTTGTCCGAGCGACCGTCGCCGTCCTCGTCGGTCCGCTCGACGCGCTCGACGGTATCCGCCGCCTCCGCCGTGTCGGGCGGGTACGAGACCGTCCGCTGCGGGTACGGGATCGAAATTCCCGCGTCGACGAAGCGGTCTTGGATCCGCTCGACCGCGATCGCCTTCGACCGCCACCGCGCCTGCGGCGTCGGGGGATCGATCCAGAACCTGAGATCGAGCAGGATCGCCGAGTCGCCGAACCCGGAGGGGATCGCGTACGGCTGGGGGTTGTTCGCGATGTGGTCGATCCCGTTGAGGACCTCCTCGGCGATCGCCGCCGCCTCGTCGGGATCGTCGTCGTACCCGATCCCGACCTCCATGTGGATCCGGAGGCGGCCCTCGCGGCTCCGGTTCGTGATCGCCTGATTGGCGACGAGGTCGTTGGGCACCACGACGTACTCCCCGTCGAAGTTGCGCATGTGGGTGTTCATGATCGTGATGTCGGTGACGAACCCCTCCTCGCTGCCGATCTCCACCCAGTCGCCGATCTCGAACGGCCGGGCGAACATCAGCACGAAGCCGGCGATGAGAGACCCCAGGGTCTGCCGGGCCGCCATCCCGAGGACGATCCCGAGGAAGCCGGCCCCGACGAGGAGGCCGCCGAGGTTCACGCCCCAGATGCCGAGGACGGTGATCAGCGCGAGCACGAGCAGCCCGACCTGCGCGAGCCGGGTGAGGAGCTGCTCCTGATGGGCGGTGATCCGGTCGCTGCCGGCCGACAGGTCGGCGACGTACGCCTCCAGCGCGTCGCTGGCGACGTAGACCCCGCCGAGCAACACCGCCGAGACGAGGACCTGCGCCCCGATCCGGACGCCGTCCTCCGCGACGGGCCGCACCGCGACCACGAGGTCGAACCGTCCCCACAGCGTCAGGACGGCGACGCCCGCGAGCGCGAACAGCGCGAGCTGTAGGAAGCCGACCGCCAACCGGAGAAGGAACGACGTCGGGACGCCCTCGCGGAGCGTCTCGACCGCACCCTCGGTCGACTTTCCCGCCCGGTTATCGAGGAACTGCTCGACCCACCCCGAGACGGTCCGCTCTCCGGCGCGGACGGCTCTGGGAAGCAGCAGCCAGCCGATCGCGAGCGTCACGAGGGCGATACCGGCGGTGACCGCTATCCGTCCCTCCGTGGTCGCGACGTCGCTCAACACCGCGCCGAATCGCGTGCCCAGTCCGCCTATCACGATCGTGGGTTCGTCGCCGGTCGGATAACGCGTTCGACGCGAGTCTCAGCGGAGAGAATCGGACCGGGCGCTTCGACGCGGCGCGCCGCCGCGGCCACTCCCCCGGTCACCGGCCGCGCCGAAGCTCCTCGATCAGCTGTTCGATGAGCGTCGACTGGCGGTCGAGCCGGTCGGACTGCGCCTCGACGGTGCGCCGCAGCGCGGCGACCTCGCTCGCGAGGTCCGCGTCCTCGACTCCGGCGCTCTCGAACGGCGACCCGTCGAACGCGTCGTCGTCAGGGACCGCGGCGTCGCCGTCGTCGACGGGTGCGGCCTCGGAGGCAGGGTCGGCCGGGGGTTCGTCGACCGCCGGGTCCGCCGCGGCCGGGGAGTCGTCGACCGCCGACACGGGGTCGTCCGCCGGCTCCCGTTCGAGTTCCTCGGCGACGGACGCGGCCGTCGTCGCCTCCGCGTCGCCGGGGGCGGGTTCGGCTGCGTCACCGGTGGTCGCGTCGTCGACGGTCGCGTCCGCGGCGAGTGGATCCGAATCGAGTGGATCCGCGTTGAGCGGGTCCCCGTCCAGCGGGTCGTCGTCCGCTCCCGACGGCCCCGTGGACGCCGGATCCGCGGAGGACGGCTCCGCAGTGTCGGTCCCCGCCGCGACCCCGGTCTCCCCCGCGGCGTCCGCCTCCGCGTCGGCGACCGGGTCCGACCGAGAAGCGGGGTCGGCGGCACCGGACGCCTCTCGGGGTTCCGTTTCGGGTCCGTCGCCCTCCGCCTCCGCGTCGGCGACGGGGGACGCCGAGAGCGGGTCCGGTCCCTCGCCGAAGTCGGTCGTGTCGCTGGGGTCGGCGTCCGTCGCCGACTCCTCTCCCTCGGCGGCGGCGACGCGGAACTCTTCGAGGCTGTCGACGCCGTGGAACGAACACACCGCGTCGGCGAGCGTCTCCCGGACCGCCCGGGCGGACTCGTTCGGTGCCTTGAACCGCTCCGAGCGGCCGCCGTGGGTGAGAACGACCGCGGTGGCGACGGTCCCCTCCTCGAAGTCGAGGCCCGTGAGGTCCGCGTAGTGGAACTCCTCGAACTCGGGGTCCCAGACCGCCGACCCGACGTGTTTGACCAGCCGCTCGCTGGTGACAATCAGCGTGAGCTCCGAAAAGCGGAAGGTGCGCACGACGGTCTCGCCCGGCCCCGTGACGCCGCTCCCCGAGAGGACGCCGGCGAGGATCGGGTGGAGGACGTCGTCGACGCGCTTCGCGGGGACCGAGAGGGTCTCGTCGCCGTCGAGACCGTACCCGAGGGTGATCTTCGCCTTGCGGCGGCCCGTCGAGACCTCGATGCGCTCGACGTCGTGACCGTACTCGTCGACGGACTCGTCGGACAGGAGCCCGTCACCGCGGTAGACGAGGGTCCGGGTGGGCGTGACCGCGAGTCGATCGCCGCCGCCCAGCGGCACCTCGGCGACGACGTCCTCGTCGCCGACGGTCCCCGCGAGCAGTTCGGGAAGGCTCATACGCCCGGAATACGCCGCGCCCGGCATAAATCCGCTGGGTCGGCGGCGAACGCGACCGGACGTGGCCGCGACCCCACTCGCGACCGCGGGTCGGATCCGCCTCGTCGACCCCCCGACGCGACCGCCCGCGGCGATCTGCGATCGGTTCACATCCTTCCGACGGATGGGAAGGTTAAAGGGTCTCATCGCGGTACGAAAGAGTGAGGCCGGGTGGCTTAGCTGGACATAGCGCCGCACTCATAGGGTTCAGAGATTCGGTGCGGTGACGCCTTGGAAGCGTCCGCGTCCTTCCCGTGGCTCCGCCGAGCCTCGGACCTGGGACATGCGGAGATCGTGGGTTCGGAGCCCACCCCGGCCATATCTCGTTTCGTCACCCCGGTAGCCAGAACTCCCCTGAGCGGTGCGACCGGCCGCCGGACGACTCTGTCGGCGTCGGTTCAGACACCGGATATCTCCGAGAGAACGGTTCCGAGGAGAGTCAGACAGGCGGCACCGATCAACAGCAAGAGCGCGCCTCCGGAAGCCGTGAACTCCTCGGGGTCGGTTCGCAGCGATTCGTAGCCGGCGGTGGCGACCAACCCGACTCCGCCGACTGCCATGAGTAGCACCCCGATTCCGTGGTCGCCGGCAGCGAGCGATCGGGCCGCCGGTACTCCGATCGACAGCCCGATTACCGCGAACGCGCCGTTGAAGACATACAGTCGCTCCATAGCCGCGCGTCAGCACTCCCGGGTCACCGCGAGCGATCCGCGCTCGCACCGTTCCGATTCCGTGTCGGTCCGACGGCTCGGTCGGTTGCTCTCTGCGGCCGGTCGGTGAACTCCCCGTCGCGGCCGGTCGGTCATACGAAGCCGATCGACCACTACCAGTTAAACGTCATGTCCGGTCCGTCGTCCGGCCTCTCGGTCCGTCCGACCTCTCGGTCCGTCCGGCGATCTTACGACCTCACACCGAAACCGCTTCGCCGGCGACGAGTGCGACCGCGGCGGCGACGCCGCCCAGCCCGAGAAGCGCGTAGTTGGCGACCGGGTTCGCGGCCGCGAACAGGTCGAGGGTGTACTCGTCGTCCCGGACGGGCGCGTACGGCCGGACCCCCATCGGCGTGAGCGCGTCGGCGAGGAGGTGCGAGACGATCGTCCCCGCGCCGAACAGGAACCCGACGCCGCCGAACAGAAGGGCGGTCGCGGCGTCGTTCCGGACACCGAGCGCCAGTCCGACGGTCCCGAACGCGGCTCCGACGAGCAGCGCGAACCAGACGGTGTGCGTGATCCCCCGGTGTTTCACGAACGGGACGCGCACGTCGAGGTCGGGTACCATCGCCGTCGACGCCACGCCGAGGGCACCGAGCAGTCCGGCCTCAAGCGAGACGAGCGCGGTGACGAGGAACCCGAACGGAGCGTAGACGGCGAGCGACGCCCCGATGTGGCCGTTGCGGTACACGCGATCGACTGCGTTCCCGGCCGGTAAGTCCGTTACGTCGGACCCCCCGTCGCGCCCCCGGGGCGAAACGCCTACGGCCTCCCGCCGTGACCGTCCGGTATGTCCCTGACTGCCCGCGATCTCATGGAACCGGACGTGAAGACGGTGTCCCCGGACGACGACGTCGCCGAGGTGTTCAAGCGGTTCGCCCGCTACGAGTTCAGCGGGTTCCCGGTCGTCGACGACGACGAGCGAGTGGTCGGGGTGATCACCGAGTCCGACCTCGTCGACCTGTTCGAGCCCGAAGACGAGACGCTGTGGATCCCGATCGGACTCCCGCCGTTCGTGGACACCCTCTCGTATCAGGTGAAGCGGCCGTGGGCCGACCTCGATCTCGGGGTCGACCTGATCCGCAACGCGGACCGCCCGATCTCCGAGGTGATGAGCGCCGACGTGGCGACGGTGACGCCCGACGCGAGCGTCGACGCCGTGCTGGATCTCCTCGTCGGCGACGACCCCGACATCAACCGCGTGCCCGTGGTCGATTCGGACGGGCGGCTCGTCGGGATCATCGCCCGGCAGGACGTGATCCGCGCGTTCCGCGACAAGCGACTGGACTGAGGGGACGAGAATTTCCCGGCTACCACGGTAGGTGGGCTGTACGTGATTTCGGCCGACGTGGTGGCAAACCACTCCGAAGCCCCAGCCGGGAGAACTCGCGCGACTCGCTGCGCTCCTCACTCGGTCGCTCACGCTCCCTCGTTGCGGTGCTTGCGTCGTCGTGCTTCGTCCTCCCGGCTGCCCCTTCGAGTCCCGCCCCGCACAGCACCGCACCGCACCTCATGCCTCCCCAGCCTCGTCGGTCGCCTCCGCGTTGCTCCGGCGACCGACTCCCTCGCGCGGTGCCGTTCGCGGTCGCCGGGGGCGACCGCTCACGGGCACGCGCCACCGCCCAGAGTGTGGGTTTCGCCCCGATCAGCGGCTGGGACGCGACTCAGCGGTGGGCCGTCGGGTAGTGTTCAGATAAGCTGATTCCATGCGAAAGCGAACGATCTGATCCACTCGTTTGCTGTTTCTGCTTCGGCGTTGCTAAAACAGTTTGAGAAACTAGTAGTTCTGCGTTTTACCTCACGAAAGACATGTTCGACACTGTTCCGCTTTCCGTGTCGTTCGTATCTAAAATCGAGGTCGTGTTTGCGACAGGCTCGCTGAAGTGGAGCCGCGCCATCAACGAGAAAGATCGCGTCATCTACATCGTGTTTTTTGCGGAGTTCCGCGAAAAACCGATCTGCGAGAGCATTGTTTCTCGTCGATTCAACCTTTGTATGTAACAGATCGTTTGATTCGGGATCGACAGCAGCGTACAGCCAATATTGTTCATCGTCAAGCTGAATCACAGTCTCATCAACCGCGACGTGATTCGGCCTCCGACCAGTTTCTGGCTGTAGATCGGCTTTGTGAACCCAGTTATGAACGGTCGATCGAACTCGATCAACACCGAATACCTCAAGAAAAGAAACAGTATTCGAAAGCGATAATCCAGCCAAGTGAAGCTGAATACTGAGCTTCATCAACAGCTGCGGTGTTGCTTCTCGCTCCACAAACTCTAAGTTGATCTCGTCTAAACAGCCGCTGAGGCGGTCGTTTTCGGGCATAAGTCACTTTGAAAACGCACCGCCTCACCTTTCAATCCTTATCTGAACACCGCGGGCCGTCGAACGGACAGCCTCTTATGGACCGACCGACAGGAACGGACGGACATGCTGATCGCCGGAACAGTCGTCGCCGACTCGGAGACCGTCATCCCCGACGGCGCTGTCGTCGTCGAGGGGGAAACGATCGCCGCGGTCGGCGACGAGACCGACCTCCGCGAGCGGTACCCCGACCACGAGCGCCGCGAGTTCGACATCGTCGCGCCGGGGCTCGTCGGCGGCCACGTTCACTCCGTCCAGTCGCTGGGCCGGGGGATCGCCGACGACGCCGCGCTGTTGGACTGGCTGTTCGACGCCGTGTTGCCGATGGAGGCGGCGATGGACGCCGAGGCGACGCGGGCGGCCGCGGAGCTGGGCTACTTGGAGTGTCTCGAATCGGGGACGACGACCGTCGTCGACCACCTCTCCGTGAACCACGCCGCGGAGGCGTTCGAGGCCGCGATCGACACCGGGAT belongs to Halorubrum sp. DM2 and includes:
- the mutL gene encoding DNA mismatch repair endonuclease MutL, which translates into the protein MTERDAGGSTGDEGERGDRGRVRRLDRETIDRIAAGEVVTRPARVVSELVDNALDAGASRVEIAVDGDGTDRIRVADDGRGMTRADAARAVERHATSKLAPDGDPVGVDSLGFRGEALAAVAEAARLELVTSPGDGIGTRVVVDGTAGSGEPDGSDVTVEPAGRARGTTVVVADLFATRPARRESLAGANAEFARISSLVADYALANPSIAFALDHDGSTTLTTPGTDRTDALLGVYDRDTASRSTTLSASVDVGPDSDAGVSGALAYPSITRATRDHVRVSVNGRPVRNDRLAAAVREGYGRLLPDGREPVAAVDVSIPPGRVDPNVHPAKREVGLRDADAVADAVSSVVADALTGADLRRSADVATDLGSALDPVGDEDGSRAGAFADAEPIGAFRDLYVLVESGDGLLVIDGHAAHERVNYERLARAFDGEPMPTAALDPPATVSLSTDEAAAARAHADDLAALGFETEAFGGGTRRLRTVPAPFGRTADADAFRDALAAFSGSDGGRGGRGASRDARDALLADLACHPSLKRGDFGDLDDADLRALLDRLGECDRPYACPHGRPTVLSVDAETFAAGFGRDR
- a CDS encoding mechanosensitive ion channel family protein yields the protein MIGGLGTRFGAVLSDVATTEGRIAVTAGIALVTLAIGWLLLPRAVRAGERTVSGWVEQFLDNRAGKSTEGAVETLREGVPTSFLLRLAVGFLQLALFALAGVAVLTLWGRFDLVVAVRPVAEDGVRIGAQVLVSAVLLGGVYVASDALEAYVADLSAGSDRITAHQEQLLTRLAQVGLLVLALITVLGIWGVNLGGLLVGAGFLGIVLGMAARQTLGSLIAGFVLMFARPFEIGDWVEIGSEEGFVTDITIMNTHMRNFDGEYVVVPNDLVANQAITNRSREGRLRIHMEVGIGYDDDPDEAAAIAEEVLNGIDHIANNPQPYAIPSGFGDSAILLDLRFWIDPPTPQARWRSKAIAVERIQDRFVDAGISIPYPQRTVSYPPDTAEAADTVERVERTDEDGDGRSDNRPA
- a CDS encoding IS6 family transposase — translated: MPENDRLSGCLDEINLEFVEREATPQLLMKLSIQLHLAGLSLSNTVSFLEVFGVDRVRSTVHNWVHKADLQPETGRRPNHVAVDETVIQLDDEQYWLYAAVDPESNDLLHTKVESTRNNALADRFFAELRKKHDVDDAIFLVDGAAPLQRACRKHDLDFRYERHGKRNSVEHVFREVKRRTTSFSNCFSNAEAETANEWIRSFAFAWNQLI
- a CDS encoding metal-dependent hydrolase → MYRNGHIGASLAVYAPFGFLVTALVSLEAGLLGALGVASTAMVPDLDVRVPFVKHRGITHTVWFALLVGAAFGTVGLALGVRNDAATALLFGGVGFLFGAGTIVSHLLADALTPMGVRPYAPVRDDEYTLDLFAAANPVANYALLGLGGVAAAVALVAGEAVSV
- a CDS encoding CBS domain-containing protein gives rise to the protein MSLTARDLMEPDVKTVSPDDDVAEVFKRFARYEFSGFPVVDDDERVVGVITESDLVDLFEPEDETLWIPIGLPPFVDTLSYQVKRPWADLDLGVDLIRNADRPISEVMSADVATVTPDASVDAVLDLLVGDDPDINRVPVVDSDGRLVGIIARQDVIRAFRDKRLD